In a genomic window of Jaculus jaculus isolate mJacJac1 chromosome 8, mJacJac1.mat.Y.cur, whole genome shotgun sequence:
- the Duox2 gene encoding dual oxidase 2 isoform X2, translating to MLPASSKALVLLAALLTGSLGPASGQQAGSLPWEVQRYDGWFNNLRHHQRGAAGSRLQRLVPAHYADGVYQALEEPLLPNARSLSDAVARGRAGLASLHNRTVLGVFFGYHVLSDLVSVETPGCPAEFLNIHIPRGDPVFDPEQRGDVVLPFQRSRWDPKTGQSPSNPRDLTNQVTGWLDGSAIYGSSHSWSDALRSFSGGRLAAGRDPAFPRDSQDPRLMWSAPDPATGQAGPGGLYAFGAPRGNREPFLQALGLLWFRFHNLCARRLAREHPRWGDEELFQHARKRVVATYQNIALYEWLPSFLQKSPPEYAGYRPFLDPSISPEFVVASEQFFSTMVPPGVYMRNSSCHFREVLSKGFGSSPALRVCNSYWNRENPNLKSAQEVDQLLLGMASQIAELEDRIVVEDLRDYWPGPDKFSRTDYVASSIQRGRDMGLPSYSQALLALGLEPPKNWSDLNPKIDPQVLEATASLYNQDLSQLELLLGGLLESHGDPGRLFSTIVLNQFVRLRDGDRYWFENPHNGLFSEEEIAEIRNTTLRDVLVAVTNVDPSALQPNVFFWQQGAPCPQPQQITTEGLPHCAPLTVLDYFEGSGAGYGLVIVALCCFPLVSLVIAGVVAHFRNRERKKLLQKGKESIKKEAVRDGLTAMEWPGPGERCYPVTIQLLPDRCLQVLDKCLTVLRTIQLRPPQRVHLILSSNRGCRTLLLKIPKEYDLVLLFNAEEERGAFVQQLQDLCVRWALDLHQAGMGERELFKKAVTKQQRAHILEIFFRHLFAQVLDINQADAGALSLDSSQKVQEALTCELSRAEFAESLGLKPQDMFVESMFSLADKDGNGYLSFREFLDILVVFMKGSPEDKSRLMFTMYDLDANGLLSKDEFFTMMRSFIEISNNCLSKVQLAEVVESMFRESGFQDKEELTWEDFHFMLRDHDSELRFTQLCVKGGGRGFGDIFKQHSSCRVSFITRTPGDRSCPQKLVLPDLQAQELVGPDLKKRFGRKAGGPPPRLYTEALQEKMQRGLLAQKLQQFKRFVENYRRHIVCVTIFSAICVGLFADRAYYYAFASPPTDIEETTYVGIILSRGTAASISFMFSYILLTMCRNLITFLRETFLNRYIPFDAAVDFHRWIAMAAVVLAVLHSAGHVVNFYIFSVSPLSLMACVFPNVFVNDGSKLPQKFYWWFFETIPGMTGVLLLLVLAIMYVFASHHFRRHSFRGFWLTHHLYVVLYALLIIHGSYALIQLPTFHIYFLVPAIIYGGDKLVSLSRKKVEISVVMAELLPSGVTHLQFQRPQDFEYKSGQWVRIACLALGTNEYHPFTLTSAPYEDTLSLHIRAVGPWTTRLREIYSPLTGDTCARYPKLYLDGPFGEGHQEWHKFEVSVLVGGGIGVTPFASILKDLVFKSSLGSQLLCKKIYFIWVTRTQRQFEWLADIIREVEENDHHDLVSVHIYITQLAEKFDLRTTMLYICERHFQKVLNRSLFTGLRSITHFGRPPFELFFNSLQEVHPQVHKIGVFSCGPPGMTKNVEKACQLVNRQDRAHFMHHYENF from the exons ATGCTCCCAGCAAGCTCCAAGGCACTGGTGCTCCTAGCAGCTTTGCTGACAGGATCCCTGGGTCCCGCGA GCGGCCAGCAAGCAGGCTCACTGCCCTGGGAAGTGCAGCGCTATGACGGCTGGTTCAACAATCTGAGACATCACCAGCGCGGTGCTGCGG GCTCGCGGCTGCAGCGGCTGGTTCCTGCCCACTACGCCGACGGCGTGTACCAGGCCCTGGAGGAGCCCCTGCTGCCCAACGCGCGCAGTCTCAGTGACGCGGTCGCCCGCGGCAGGGCCGGGCTGGCGTCGCTCCACAACCGCACGGTGCTGGGGGTCTTCTTCG GCTACCACGTGCTCTCGGACCTGGTGAGCGTGGAGACACCAGGCTGCCCCGCCGAGTTCCTCAATATCCACATTCCGCGCGGAGACCCCGTGTTCGACCCCGAGCAGCGCGGCGACGTGGTGCTCCCCTTCCAGAGGAGCCGCTGGGACCCCAAGACCGGACAGAGCCCCAGCAACCCCCGGGACCTG ACCAACCAGGTGACCGGCTGGCTGGACGGCAGCGCCATCTACGGCTCCTCGCACTCCTGGAGCGACGCGCTGCGGAGCTTCTCGGGGGGCCGGCTGGCGGCCGGGCGCGACCCCGCCTTCCCGCGGGACTCGCAGGACCCCCGGCTCATGTGGAGCGCGCCGGACCCCGCCACCGGGCAGGCCGGGCCCGGGGGGCTGTACG CCTTCGGGGCCCCGCGCGGGAACCGGGAGCCCTTCCTGCAGGCGCTGGGCCTGCTCTGGTTCCGCTTCCACAACCTGTGCGCGCGCAGGCTGGCCCGGGAGCACCCGCGCTGGGGCGACGAGGAGCTGTTCCAGCACGCCCGCAAGAGGGTCGTCGCCACCTACCAG AACATCGCTCTGTATGAATGGCTGCCCAGCTTCCTGCAGAAGTCACCCCCAGAGTATGCAG GATACCGTCCGTTTCTGGACCCTAGCATCTCCCCAGAGTTCGTGGTGGCCTCGGAGCAGTTCTTCTCCACCATGGTGCCCCCTGGCGTCTACATGAG aaactccagctgtCATTTCCGGGAAGTCCTGAGCAAGGGTTTTGGCAGCTCTCCAGCTCTCAGGGTCTGCAACAGCTACTGGAATcgggag AACCCGAATCTGAAGAGTGCCCAGGAGGTGGATCAGCTGCTGCTGGGAATGGCCTCCCAGATAGCAGAGCTAGAGGACAGGATAGTGGTGGAAGACCTGAGAG ATTACTGGCCTGGTCCTGACAAGTTTTCCCGCACAGACTACGTGGCCAGCAGTATCCAGCGTGGCCGAGATATGGGTCTGCCCAGCTATAGCCAGGCTCTGCTGGCCTTGGGACTAGAGCCGCCAAAGAACTGGAGTGACCTCAACCCCAAAATAGACCCCCAG GTGCTGGAGGCCACAGCCTCCCTGTACAACCAGGACCTGTCCCAGCTTGAACTACTCTTGGGTGGGCTCCTAGAAAGCCACGGGGACCCTGGACGCCTGTTCAGCACCATTGTCCTCAATCAGTTTGTGCGACTGCGGGATGGTGATCGCTACTGGTTTGAGAACCCCCACAATGG GCTATTCTCCGAGGAGGAGATTGCAGAAATCAGAAACACCACCCTGAGGGACGTGTTGGTAGCTGTAACCAATGTGGACCCTAGTGCCCTGCAGCCCAATGTCTTTTTCTGGCAGCAAG GTGCACCCTGCCCGCAGCCCCAGCAGATCACAACGGAAGGTTTGCCCCACTGCGCACCCCTTACCGTACTTGATTACTTTGAGGGCAGTGGTGCAGGCTATGGCCTGGTCATCGTGGCTCTCTGCTGCTTTCCGTTAG TGAGTCTGGTCATTGCGGGGGTGGTTGCCCATTTCCGGAACCGAGAGCGCAAGAAGCTACtacagaaaggcaaagagagtATCAAGAAGGAAGCAGTCAGAGATGGACTAACAG CGATGGAGTGGCCAGGCCCTGGTGAGAGGTGCTACCCCGTCACCATCCAGCTGCTCCCAGACAGATGTCTTCAGGTCCTGGACAAGTGCCTCACTGTGCTCCGCACCATCCAGCTGCGACCACCTCAGCGTGTCCACCTCATCCTGTCCAGCAACCGTGGGTGCCGCACCCTGCTGCTCAAGATCCCCAAGGAGTACGACCTG GTGCTACTGTTTAACGCTGAAGAGGAGCGGGGAGCTTTTGTGCAGCAACTGCAGGACCTCTGTGTGCGCTGGGCTTTGGACCTCCACCAGGCTGGCATGGGCGAGAGGGAGCTGTTCAAGAAGGCTGTGACCAAGCAGCAGCGGGCACACATCCTGGAGATCTTCTTCAGACACCTTTTTGCTCAG GTGCTGGACATCAACCAGGCCGATGCAGGGGCTCTATCCCTGGACTCATCCCAGAAGGTGCAGGAGGCTCTGACCTGTGAGCTGAGCAGGGCTGAGTTTGCAGAGTCCCTGGGCCTCAAGCCTCAGGACATGTTTGTGGAATCCATGTTCTCTCTGGCTGACAAGGATGGCAATGGCTACCTGTCCTTCCGGGAGTTCCTGGACATCTTGGTGGTCTTCATGAAAG GCTCCCCAGAAGATAAGTCCCGCCTGATGTTCACCATGTATGACCTGGATGCAAATGGGCTCCTCTCCAAGGACGAGTTCTTCACCATGATGCG GTCCTTCATTGAGATCTCCAACAACTGCCTGTCCAAGGTCCAGCTGGCTGAGGTGGTGGAGTCCATGTTCCGGGAGTCGGGCTTCCAGGACAAGGAGGAGCTGACGTGGGAGGACTTCCACTTCATGCTGCGGGACCATGACAGCGAGCTCCGCTTCACACAGCTCTGCgtcaaaggtggagggagag GTTTTGGGGACATCTTTAAACAACACAGCAGCTGTCGAGTCTCATTCATCACACGGACTCCTGGGGACCG ctCCTGCCCCCAGAAACTGGTACTCCCTGACTTGCAAGCCCAAGAGCTAGTGGGACCTGACCTAAAGAAAAGGTTTGGCAGAAA GGCAGGGGGGCCCCCTCCCAGGTTGTACACAGAGGCGCTGCAGGAGAAGATGCAGCGGGGCCTCCTGGCCCAGAAGCTGCAGCAGTTCAAACGCTTTGTGGAGAACTACCGGCGCCACATTGTGTGTGTCACCATCTTCTCGGCCATCTGTGTGGGCCTGTTTGCAGATCGTGCCTACT ACTACGCCTTTGCCTCACCACCCACGGACATTGAAGAGACCACCTATGTGGGCATCATCCTGTCACGGGGCACAGCGGCCAGCATCTCTTTCATGTTCTCCTACATCCTGCTCACCATGTGCCGCAACCTCATCACCTTCCTGCGGGAGACCTTCCTCAACCGCTACATCCCCTTCGATGCCGCCGTGGACTTCCACCGCTGGATTGCCATGGCTGCAGTTGTCCTGGCCG TTTTGCACAGTGCTGGCCATGTGGTCAATTTCTACATCTTCTCAGTCAGTCCCCTCAGCCTGATGGCCTGCGTGTTCCCCAACGTCTTTGTGAACGATGG GTCTAAACTTCCTCAGAAGTTCTACTGGTGGTTCTTTGAGACGATTCCAG GCATGACAGGAGTACTCCTGCTCCTAGTCCTGGCCATCATGTACGTCTTCGCCTCCCACCACTTCCGTCGCCACAGCTTCCGGGGCTTCTGGCTGACCCACCACCTCTATGTCGTGCTTTATGCCCTG CTCATCATCCATGGCAGCTATGCTCTGATTCAGCTGCCCACTTTCCACATCTACTTCTTGGTTCCGGCAATTATCTATGGAGGAGACAAGCTGGTGAGCCTGAGCCGGAAGAAGGTGGAGATCAGTGTGGTGATGGCTGAGCTTCTGCCTTCAG GAGTGACCCACCTGCAGTTCCAGCGGCCCCAGGACTTTGAGTACAAGTCAGGGCAGTGGGTGCGGATTGCTTGCCTGGCTCTAGGGACCAATGAATACCATCCCTTCACGTTGACCTCTGCACCCTACGAAGACACCCTCAGCCTGCATATCCGGGCTGTGGGACCCTGGACTACTCGCCTCAGGGAAATCTACTCACCCCTGACAGGTGACACCTGTGCAAGATACCCAAAG CTGTACCTAGATGGACCTTTTGGAGAAGGGCACCAGGAATGGCATAAGTTTGAGGTGTCAGTGCTGGTGGGAGGCGGCATTGGGGTCACCCCCTTTGCCTCCATCCTCAAAGATCTGGTCTTCAAATCATCTTTGGGCAGCCAACTGCTCTGTAAAAAG ATCTACTTCATCTGGGTGACCAGAACCCAGCGGCAGTTCGAGTGGCTGGCTGACATCATCCGGGAGGTGGAGGAGAATGACCACCACGACTTGGTATCTGTGCACATCTATATCACCCAGCTGGCTGAGAAGTTTGACCTCAGGACCACCATGTTG TACATCTGTGAGCGGCACTTCCAGAAGGTGTTGAACCGGAGTCTGTTCACGGGCCTGCGGTCCATCACTCACTTTGGCCGGCCCCCCTTCGAACTGTTCTTCAACTCCCTTCAGGAGGTCCACCCCCAG GTGCACAAGATTGGAGTGTTCAGCTGTGGCCCTCCAGGGATGACCAAGAATGTAGAGAAAGCCTGTCAGCTTGTCAACAGGCAAGACCGAGCCCACTTCATGCACCATTATGAGAACTTCTGA
- the Duox2 gene encoding dual oxidase 2 isoform X1: protein MLPASSKALVLLAALLTGSLGPASGQQAGSLPWEVQRYDGWFNNLRHHQRGAAGSRLQRLVPAHYADGVYQALEEPLLPNARSLSDAVARGRAGLASLHNRTVLGVFFGYHVLSDLVSVETPGCPAEFLNIHIPRGDPVFDPEQRGDVVLPFQRSRWDPKTGQSPSNPRDLTNQVTGWLDGSAIYGSSHSWSDALRSFSGGRLAAGRDPAFPRDSQDPRLMWSAPDPATGQAGPGGLYAFGAPRGNREPFLQALGLLWFRFHNLCARRLAREHPRWGDEELFQHARKRVVATYQNIALYEWLPSFLQKSPPEYAGYRPFLDPSISPEFVVASEQFFSTMVPPGVYMRNSSCHFREVLSKGFGSSPALRVCNSYWNRENPNLKSAQEVDQLLLGMASQIAELEDRIVVEDLRDYWPGPDKFSRTDYVASSIQRGRDMGLPSYSQALLALGLEPPKNWSDLNPKIDPQVLEATASLYNQDLSQLELLLGGLLESHGDPGRLFSTIVLNQFVRLRDGDRYWFENPHNGLFSEEEIAEIRNTTLRDVLVAVTNVDPSALQPNVFFWQQGAPCPQPQQITTEGLPHCAPLTVLDYFEGSGAGYGLVIVALCCFPLVSLVIAGVVAHFRNRERKKLLQKGKESIKKEAVRDGLTAMEWPGPGERCYPVTIQLLPDRCLQVLDKCLTVLRTIQLRPPQRVHLILSSNRGCRTLLLKIPKEYDLVLLFNAEEERGAFVQQLQDLCVRWALDLHQAGMGERELFKKAVTKQQRAHILEIFFRHLFAQVLDINQADAGALSLDSSQKVQEALTCELSRAEFAESLGLKPQDMFVESMFSLADKDGNGYLSFREFLDILVVFMKGSPEDKSRLMFTMYDLDANGLLSKDEFFTMMRSFIEISNNCLSKVQLAEVVESMFRESGFQDKEELTWEDFHFMLRDHDSELRFTQLCVKGGGRGSSLLFSFPGFGDIFKQHSSCRVSFITRTPGDRSCPQKLVLPDLQAQELVGPDLKKRFGRKAGGPPPRLYTEALQEKMQRGLLAQKLQQFKRFVENYRRHIVCVTIFSAICVGLFADRAYYYAFASPPTDIEETTYVGIILSRGTAASISFMFSYILLTMCRNLITFLRETFLNRYIPFDAAVDFHRWIAMAAVVLAVLHSAGHVVNFYIFSVSPLSLMACVFPNVFVNDGSKLPQKFYWWFFETIPGMTGVLLLLVLAIMYVFASHHFRRHSFRGFWLTHHLYVVLYALLIIHGSYALIQLPTFHIYFLVPAIIYGGDKLVSLSRKKVEISVVMAELLPSGVTHLQFQRPQDFEYKSGQWVRIACLALGTNEYHPFTLTSAPYEDTLSLHIRAVGPWTTRLREIYSPLTGDTCARYPKLYLDGPFGEGHQEWHKFEVSVLVGGGIGVTPFASILKDLVFKSSLGSQLLCKKIYFIWVTRTQRQFEWLADIIREVEENDHHDLVSVHIYITQLAEKFDLRTTMLYICERHFQKVLNRSLFTGLRSITHFGRPPFELFFNSLQEVHPQVHKIGVFSCGPPGMTKNVEKACQLVNRQDRAHFMHHYENF from the exons ATGCTCCCAGCAAGCTCCAAGGCACTGGTGCTCCTAGCAGCTTTGCTGACAGGATCCCTGGGTCCCGCGA GCGGCCAGCAAGCAGGCTCACTGCCCTGGGAAGTGCAGCGCTATGACGGCTGGTTCAACAATCTGAGACATCACCAGCGCGGTGCTGCGG GCTCGCGGCTGCAGCGGCTGGTTCCTGCCCACTACGCCGACGGCGTGTACCAGGCCCTGGAGGAGCCCCTGCTGCCCAACGCGCGCAGTCTCAGTGACGCGGTCGCCCGCGGCAGGGCCGGGCTGGCGTCGCTCCACAACCGCACGGTGCTGGGGGTCTTCTTCG GCTACCACGTGCTCTCGGACCTGGTGAGCGTGGAGACACCAGGCTGCCCCGCCGAGTTCCTCAATATCCACATTCCGCGCGGAGACCCCGTGTTCGACCCCGAGCAGCGCGGCGACGTGGTGCTCCCCTTCCAGAGGAGCCGCTGGGACCCCAAGACCGGACAGAGCCCCAGCAACCCCCGGGACCTG ACCAACCAGGTGACCGGCTGGCTGGACGGCAGCGCCATCTACGGCTCCTCGCACTCCTGGAGCGACGCGCTGCGGAGCTTCTCGGGGGGCCGGCTGGCGGCCGGGCGCGACCCCGCCTTCCCGCGGGACTCGCAGGACCCCCGGCTCATGTGGAGCGCGCCGGACCCCGCCACCGGGCAGGCCGGGCCCGGGGGGCTGTACG CCTTCGGGGCCCCGCGCGGGAACCGGGAGCCCTTCCTGCAGGCGCTGGGCCTGCTCTGGTTCCGCTTCCACAACCTGTGCGCGCGCAGGCTGGCCCGGGAGCACCCGCGCTGGGGCGACGAGGAGCTGTTCCAGCACGCCCGCAAGAGGGTCGTCGCCACCTACCAG AACATCGCTCTGTATGAATGGCTGCCCAGCTTCCTGCAGAAGTCACCCCCAGAGTATGCAG GATACCGTCCGTTTCTGGACCCTAGCATCTCCCCAGAGTTCGTGGTGGCCTCGGAGCAGTTCTTCTCCACCATGGTGCCCCCTGGCGTCTACATGAG aaactccagctgtCATTTCCGGGAAGTCCTGAGCAAGGGTTTTGGCAGCTCTCCAGCTCTCAGGGTCTGCAACAGCTACTGGAATcgggag AACCCGAATCTGAAGAGTGCCCAGGAGGTGGATCAGCTGCTGCTGGGAATGGCCTCCCAGATAGCAGAGCTAGAGGACAGGATAGTGGTGGAAGACCTGAGAG ATTACTGGCCTGGTCCTGACAAGTTTTCCCGCACAGACTACGTGGCCAGCAGTATCCAGCGTGGCCGAGATATGGGTCTGCCCAGCTATAGCCAGGCTCTGCTGGCCTTGGGACTAGAGCCGCCAAAGAACTGGAGTGACCTCAACCCCAAAATAGACCCCCAG GTGCTGGAGGCCACAGCCTCCCTGTACAACCAGGACCTGTCCCAGCTTGAACTACTCTTGGGTGGGCTCCTAGAAAGCCACGGGGACCCTGGACGCCTGTTCAGCACCATTGTCCTCAATCAGTTTGTGCGACTGCGGGATGGTGATCGCTACTGGTTTGAGAACCCCCACAATGG GCTATTCTCCGAGGAGGAGATTGCAGAAATCAGAAACACCACCCTGAGGGACGTGTTGGTAGCTGTAACCAATGTGGACCCTAGTGCCCTGCAGCCCAATGTCTTTTTCTGGCAGCAAG GTGCACCCTGCCCGCAGCCCCAGCAGATCACAACGGAAGGTTTGCCCCACTGCGCACCCCTTACCGTACTTGATTACTTTGAGGGCAGTGGTGCAGGCTATGGCCTGGTCATCGTGGCTCTCTGCTGCTTTCCGTTAG TGAGTCTGGTCATTGCGGGGGTGGTTGCCCATTTCCGGAACCGAGAGCGCAAGAAGCTACtacagaaaggcaaagagagtATCAAGAAGGAAGCAGTCAGAGATGGACTAACAG CGATGGAGTGGCCAGGCCCTGGTGAGAGGTGCTACCCCGTCACCATCCAGCTGCTCCCAGACAGATGTCTTCAGGTCCTGGACAAGTGCCTCACTGTGCTCCGCACCATCCAGCTGCGACCACCTCAGCGTGTCCACCTCATCCTGTCCAGCAACCGTGGGTGCCGCACCCTGCTGCTCAAGATCCCCAAGGAGTACGACCTG GTGCTACTGTTTAACGCTGAAGAGGAGCGGGGAGCTTTTGTGCAGCAACTGCAGGACCTCTGTGTGCGCTGGGCTTTGGACCTCCACCAGGCTGGCATGGGCGAGAGGGAGCTGTTCAAGAAGGCTGTGACCAAGCAGCAGCGGGCACACATCCTGGAGATCTTCTTCAGACACCTTTTTGCTCAG GTGCTGGACATCAACCAGGCCGATGCAGGGGCTCTATCCCTGGACTCATCCCAGAAGGTGCAGGAGGCTCTGACCTGTGAGCTGAGCAGGGCTGAGTTTGCAGAGTCCCTGGGCCTCAAGCCTCAGGACATGTTTGTGGAATCCATGTTCTCTCTGGCTGACAAGGATGGCAATGGCTACCTGTCCTTCCGGGAGTTCCTGGACATCTTGGTGGTCTTCATGAAAG GCTCCCCAGAAGATAAGTCCCGCCTGATGTTCACCATGTATGACCTGGATGCAAATGGGCTCCTCTCCAAGGACGAGTTCTTCACCATGATGCG GTCCTTCATTGAGATCTCCAACAACTGCCTGTCCAAGGTCCAGCTGGCTGAGGTGGTGGAGTCCATGTTCCGGGAGTCGGGCTTCCAGGACAAGGAGGAGCTGACGTGGGAGGACTTCCACTTCATGCTGCGGGACCATGACAGCGAGCTCCGCTTCACACAGCTCTGCgtcaaaggtggagggagaggt TCCAGCCTCTTGTTCTCCTTTCCAGGTTTTGGGGACATCTTTAAACAACACAGCAGCTGTCGAGTCTCATTCATCACACGGACTCCTGGGGACCG ctCCTGCCCCCAGAAACTGGTACTCCCTGACTTGCAAGCCCAAGAGCTAGTGGGACCTGACCTAAAGAAAAGGTTTGGCAGAAA GGCAGGGGGGCCCCCTCCCAGGTTGTACACAGAGGCGCTGCAGGAGAAGATGCAGCGGGGCCTCCTGGCCCAGAAGCTGCAGCAGTTCAAACGCTTTGTGGAGAACTACCGGCGCCACATTGTGTGTGTCACCATCTTCTCGGCCATCTGTGTGGGCCTGTTTGCAGATCGTGCCTACT ACTACGCCTTTGCCTCACCACCCACGGACATTGAAGAGACCACCTATGTGGGCATCATCCTGTCACGGGGCACAGCGGCCAGCATCTCTTTCATGTTCTCCTACATCCTGCTCACCATGTGCCGCAACCTCATCACCTTCCTGCGGGAGACCTTCCTCAACCGCTACATCCCCTTCGATGCCGCCGTGGACTTCCACCGCTGGATTGCCATGGCTGCAGTTGTCCTGGCCG TTTTGCACAGTGCTGGCCATGTGGTCAATTTCTACATCTTCTCAGTCAGTCCCCTCAGCCTGATGGCCTGCGTGTTCCCCAACGTCTTTGTGAACGATGG GTCTAAACTTCCTCAGAAGTTCTACTGGTGGTTCTTTGAGACGATTCCAG GCATGACAGGAGTACTCCTGCTCCTAGTCCTGGCCATCATGTACGTCTTCGCCTCCCACCACTTCCGTCGCCACAGCTTCCGGGGCTTCTGGCTGACCCACCACCTCTATGTCGTGCTTTATGCCCTG CTCATCATCCATGGCAGCTATGCTCTGATTCAGCTGCCCACTTTCCACATCTACTTCTTGGTTCCGGCAATTATCTATGGAGGAGACAAGCTGGTGAGCCTGAGCCGGAAGAAGGTGGAGATCAGTGTGGTGATGGCTGAGCTTCTGCCTTCAG GAGTGACCCACCTGCAGTTCCAGCGGCCCCAGGACTTTGAGTACAAGTCAGGGCAGTGGGTGCGGATTGCTTGCCTGGCTCTAGGGACCAATGAATACCATCCCTTCACGTTGACCTCTGCACCCTACGAAGACACCCTCAGCCTGCATATCCGGGCTGTGGGACCCTGGACTACTCGCCTCAGGGAAATCTACTCACCCCTGACAGGTGACACCTGTGCAAGATACCCAAAG CTGTACCTAGATGGACCTTTTGGAGAAGGGCACCAGGAATGGCATAAGTTTGAGGTGTCAGTGCTGGTGGGAGGCGGCATTGGGGTCACCCCCTTTGCCTCCATCCTCAAAGATCTGGTCTTCAAATCATCTTTGGGCAGCCAACTGCTCTGTAAAAAG ATCTACTTCATCTGGGTGACCAGAACCCAGCGGCAGTTCGAGTGGCTGGCTGACATCATCCGGGAGGTGGAGGAGAATGACCACCACGACTTGGTATCTGTGCACATCTATATCACCCAGCTGGCTGAGAAGTTTGACCTCAGGACCACCATGTTG TACATCTGTGAGCGGCACTTCCAGAAGGTGTTGAACCGGAGTCTGTTCACGGGCCTGCGGTCCATCACTCACTTTGGCCGGCCCCCCTTCGAACTGTTCTTCAACTCCCTTCAGGAGGTCCACCCCCAG GTGCACAAGATTGGAGTGTTCAGCTGTGGCCCTCCAGGGATGACCAAGAATGTAGAGAAAGCCTGTCAGCTTGTCAACAGGCAAGACCGAGCCCACTTCATGCACCATTATGAGAACTTCTGA